The Oncorhynchus masou masou isolate Uvic2021 chromosome 14, UVic_Omas_1.1, whole genome shotgun sequence region TTTAGCAGGACGCTTCAGAGCACCAAAGTAACATCAGCACTTCATACAGTAGCAGTATCCCGAGTTTAGAGGCGCATGACACAAGACGCCCCCCTTACTCCCTCCAGGACTGCAACAGGGGCCCCAGCCATTCCCACCTCTACTGGGGCCCCCAGGTGTTTAGCCCCCCCTCCAACCTCTCCACCTATGGGCAGGAGAGTGACTCAGACTCCCCTCTCAGCAGTGTGGGAGACTGTTCGTTAGCCCTAGCAGGGCTCAGGGGCAGTGTCAGTCAGGAGGACCGATGCTACGCAGGTCCCTTCTGCAAAGACGTGGAAAGAGATgtcagggagaaggagggagaagtcTCAGAGACTGACACCAACGAGGGCCTGATCTTCAATAAGGTAACTTTCCAGACTGCAGTAGTTGTCGATAAATGCGGTTGTTTACTTGTGGCTTTTTCTGATTCCTCCTTATTAACTCAGCCAATTGATCTCTCTCATTTCCTATTAGAATATTCGGCCTGTGAATTATGAGTACAGGGAGGGGAAGGACTACAGCCTCTGCAAGTCTATCAACACAGGGTCATACGGGGAAGTGCACAGTGTGCAAGACAACAGAACACACTTCAGATTTGCCGCCAAAAAGGTACAACAGCACTTACACTCTATGTGTATACATTATCTGTGTGTTATCTCTCACTATTGATAACTATTgaactctcttctccctctccttcctcccagaTTCTCCTGAAGAGTTTTAGTAGTGAGGAAGTGGGTACGTGGAGTGCCCTGAAGTCTCCTCGCGTGGTGGAACTCTTCGGAGTGATCAGAGAGGGGCCCTACGTCGTCCTCTTCATGGACCTCAAAGCTGGTGAGCTATACACTATACTGTACCTCAATCTCAGGCAGTGACCTAGACGCTAGTTGTTTgttcagctgtttgttcaccctcACCCACCCGCAATAGCTTATAACCCATCCGCAACCACAAgactatatgtgataaagtgaCAATCTGAGGCCTGCACCTGACCCTAAACCGCTATAAAATAGAAAAATGCTGTAGGCTACAGTCAAAGACGATATAATAATTTTTTTGACAAGGGGTGCAGATTTTCTCCTGATTTTAGATATGTTTCAGTTTATCATTTCCGACATTTTGGTAgactatttgttagtcaactatAATTAGATACAGCatctcttctgtcattatatgTTGCCCTCAAAGACTAAATTAACCCCTGCTCACCAGATTGTCATAAATCAATAGAATGAATGCTTTAATCTAGTTGACATCGGTAGAGTTTTTCTCTGTCATCTTCTTTCGTGGAGCAAAAAGGTTTAGAGTCCAAAAAATAATTAAAGGAGAACGATTTTCTGTGCTAAATTTCCAAATGACATTAGTTTGACCTGGTGTAAGGAAATAGAAAGCTGTGAAAACaacccaacatgtttctgataagatttcagtttggcttggatgcatattttttacgtggttgaaatactatcagcatttatgatgctgataaagatagatACCATCTGTAGAGGTACTAACTGAGCAtttgcattctctcaagatgctgaaagaaagaaatcatatttctccactcctgttcctgaGTCAGAATTTTGCCTACATTTGgtgtatcattttactgcaagaaatccTTAATTttgcaggagttaatattaaggctatgtgaggttatagacctacagtcagtgtccagatttcagtttccattaaACCCATcggaacagtaggctacagttcccttgaaCTTCCCTATTTGAAGTCCTCGTTTTGTGACTGTTGAATTTGAATAGctcctcacaatcatcacacttttaccacttcaccaaatATTTTCCCAACATTACTTTTCTGGCCCTCCTTTCTCTTTATCTTCAACATTTCAAAGCTTTTCTCTTGTTGAATTTAAATGAATGGATTGACGTAAACTTTTTGGCCCGTTTCCAAAAGCATGTGGTTATTGACATGTACGCTATTTGGCATATGTACAGTTAGACCTCTAGGTTTATACACTAATGCATGATAGCATAAAATAATTAAAGAAcaacctcaatgtagcctatagatataaaTTGCGCAGGAAttatacatttatggattttttaCAGGTATTGTTTCTCATTATTCAACCCGCCCGCTACCCAcccgcccttcatccacacaatatttaaTAACTCTAAACCCGTCCGGGTTATGAGTCAACCAGGGTATCACTACTAGACACCTCTGTTAAGAGTTTCTCTAAGGATGCCTCAAATCACCGCTATGATTTTGAGGTGATTTTCCATCACACACTGACCCCTCCTGCCCTCTTCTCTATTATCTGCTTCTAGGCTCTGTGGGTCAGCTTATTAAAGAGAGGGGTCGGCTACCTGAGGACCTGGCCCTGCACTACCACTGTCAGGTCCTGGAGGCGCTGGAACACCTGCTGAAGAGACGAGTGCTGCATCTGGACATAAAGGGTAGGCCGAGACATGAGATAATGAAAATGGCTGACTTATGAACAAAACCACAGCAGAGGGTTCATAAAACACACGGTAACGGCACGTACACTGACTCTTACTAGGCATTTTCAAACTAGGTTTGATTATGGCAGCTATTAAAACAGTCACTACAAGACTtgtctaatcaaatcaaattgatttatatagcccttcttacatcagctgacagctgatatctcaaagtgctatacagaaacccagcctaaaaccccaaacagcaagcaatgcaggtgtagaagcccggtggctaggaaaaactccctagaaaggccaaaacctaggaagaaacctagaggaaccagtctatgaggggtggccagtcctcttctggctgtgccgggtggagattataatagacatggccaagatgttaaaatgttcataaatgaccagcatggtcaaataataataatcacagtagttgttgagggtgcagcaagtcagcacctcaggagtaaatgtcagttgacttttcatagccgatcattaagagtatttctaccactcctgctgtctctagagagttcaaaacagcaggtctggaacAGATAGCACattcggtgaacaggtcagggttccatagccgcaggcagttGACATGTAAAGAGGAATAGAAGAAGCAGATGTTCAGGATATTCATATTTTGATTCATATGTTGCCTTGGTGAGAGTAAgttgtttctctgctgtttttgTAGTTGTTATGTGGAACACAAGAGTCGCAGATCGTGTCTTGATCTCCCGCACCTGTGTTGTGAAACCAGAGCACCACAGGCTGAGCCGGGAATTTCCCACAGCGTGACTCACCGCTACTCTTTAGAGGGCGCATGCGCTcgccagccagagagagggagagacagaactagaggaagagagagagagcgacagagcaaAGGATAGACAGTTGGAACCACATGGCTCAGTGCTCAGATGCCACCTAGTGTCAGATATGCCAAACCACAGGCACAGATACAACAGGGAGGTTTTGCCAAGTCACCTGCTGCCTGTCTATTATGCTATAAGCGCCAGATTCATTCCTTCCCCAACAGCTGTTTCTTAATAGCCAACATGACTTGGATTTGACTCTTTTTTTCCCCCTGGTTACCAGAACCTTGCCTTGCCTACAGTGCTGCTAAATATGGCTGTCTCATCCCAGAATTATAGAACAACAATAACCAAATCCAGTATATACCCATagattaacgtgtgtgtgtgtgtgtgtgtgtgtgtgtgtgtgtgtgtgttgcagcggACAATGTGTTGCTGTCAGAGGATGGGAGGGACACTTTTCTGTGTGACTTTGGACAATCGGAGAGAATGGACATCGGTGGACAGAGCCTAAGTGCATCCCAAGGAGGTAGCAAAATATGAAATCAAGCCCCCTCTAGACAAAAAAGGGGGATACACCAAAAACAATAAAGTGTTTGACCTGGTTGTCATGTCTGAATGTatactctgtgtatgtgtgtggaagCAGACCTGaaggggacagagacacacatgGCCCCGGAGATTGTGAAAGGGGAAACCTGCCGCGGAGCCAAAGCAGACGTGTGGAGCAGCTGCTGCATGTTACTGCACATGCTCAATGGCTGCCAGCCCTGGACACGATACTACTCCCGCCCACTGTACTTCAAGGTATCATTCAACACAACACCACCCTGTCTTTATACTTGACGTCTGACACATATGTAGCTtttgatgtttaaaaaaaaatattaggcCTCCGATTGGATTGAATCTTTGTGTCGTGGATTGATTGTTCATGTGGCTATGGTCACAGATAGCCAATGAACCACCGCCTCTGAGGGAGATCCCGCCCGATTGCAGTCCCTTCACTGCTGATGTCATAAAGGTGGGACTACAGAAGGAGCCCACCAAGAGGGCCTCCGCCTCGGAGCTCAAGGGAAGAGCAGCCAGAGCTCTGAGAGAAGGTGAGGGTGTAGCACCGCCACTGTTTTTAGATCAGTCCTTAGATTTTATAACTGACTAACTAACCTACTGTGTGTCTTTAGTGGGAGGACTCAGCAGCCCCATTAGAGGGTCCTATAAGGAGCCCCTACAGATAGATGACAGCCCCAGCCAGTCTCGCCAACCCTGGCCACCCTTTAGCAGAgacacctgctctgaggagagcCCTGAGCTATGGCTGGAATCCATGAACCCAAGGAGCAGGGAGCTGAAaaatgatgatgaggaggaaggCAGTGAggcagacacagaggagacagccTCACCTCGCTCTCTACTGACACAACTCCATGAATGGCAAAATCCCAAGATGGCCGACGTCACCTCCAACGTATCTGAGCTTGAACTGCGCAAGCTGGAGAGAGGTAACGATTGTTGAAACATTCTGTGTGtttgctgtctgtcagtctgtgtaTCTAAGTTCATTTTAGTTGATGTATATCCATGTGTCTATATCAACTCAAGTCAACT contains the following coding sequences:
- the LOC135554071 gene encoding mitogen-activated protein kinase kinase kinase 14-like isoform X1: MAVRQRIFNSTRPFSGSPQIELKGSYPSLPSPEDRTSDEEGKESKGDFMPCLKPRIIKVLTKGTAEQVGEAGPLNYQKNSFIAQAECETQDSQQFSPSCSERSFVASPNCLINRDSSDHNNVACSSAASNQDQPGSPAHRSPRKKPRKKQKRKEKKEEQRETGKQRQRRRVPSGVPEQETQTGSSPQLIQTQQDASEHQSNISTSYSSSIPSLEAHDTRRPPYSLQDCNRGPSHSHLYWGPQVFSPPSNLSTYGQESDSDSPLSSVGDCSLALAGLRGSVSQEDRCYAGPFCKDVERDVREKEGEVSETDTNEGLIFNKNIRPVNYEYREGKDYSLCKSINTGSYGEVHSVQDNRTHFRFAAKKILLKSFSSEEVGTWSALKSPRVVELFGVIREGPYVVLFMDLKAGSVGQLIKERGRLPEDLALHYHCQVLEALEHLLKRRVLHLDIKADNVLLSEDGRDTFLCDFGQSERMDIGGQSLSASQGADLKGTETHMAPEIVKGETCRGAKADVWSSCCMLLHMLNGCQPWTRYYSRPLYFKIANEPPPLREIPPDCSPFTADVIKVGLQKEPTKRASASELKGRAARALREVGGLSSPIRGSYKEPLQIDDSPSQSRQPWPPFSRDTCSEESPELWLESMNPRSRELKNDDEEEGSEADTEETASPRSLLTQLHEWQNPKMADVTSNVSELELRKLEREFYLTSLSQLHSAETQEQLLSCLSSSDCYSNRDLWDRKDSGRWSISPGDDLSSGVFSYNSQPDGQILSMDWLVHQSHLSPPRCFEGVDVCITGVNGQSIRIREKRRVKVGHIATGISDQATTHRPSLHHLCLYLPPRSLRGCSPWRLRSGSQWPMMRRCRTLASCSAVSLLLTTARPGDGGSRGGCWRLVTESLTPPTHR
- the LOC135554071 gene encoding mitogen-activated protein kinase kinase kinase 14-like isoform X5 is translated as MAVRQRIFNSTRPFSGSPQIELKGSYPSLPSPEDRTSDEEGKESKGDFMPCLKPRIIKVLTKGTAEQVGEAGPLNYQKNSFIAQAECETQDSQQFSPSCSERSFVASPNCLINRDSSDHNNVACSSAASNQDQPGSPAHRSPRKKPRKKQKRKEKKEEQRETGKQRQRRRVPSGVPEQETQTGSSPQLIQTQQDASEHQSNISTSYSSSIPSLEAHDTRRPPYSLQDCNRGPSHSHLYWGPQVFSPPSNLSTYGQESDSDSPLSSVGDCSLALAGLRGSVSQEDRCYAGPFCKDVERDVREKEGEVSETDTNEGLIFNKNIRPVNYEYREGKDYSLCKSINTGSYGEVHSVQDNRTHFRFAAKKILLKSFSSEEVGTWSALKSPRVVELFGVIREGPYVVLFMDLKAGSVGQLIKERGRLPEDLALHYHCQVLEALEHLLKRRVLHLDIKADNVLLSEDGRDTFLCDFGQSERMDIGGQSLSASQGDLKGTETHMAPEIVKGETCRGAKADVWSSCCMLLHMLNGCQPWTRYYSRPLYFKIANEPPPLREIPPDCSPFTADVIKVGLQKEPTKRASASELKGRAARALREVGGLSSPIRGSYKEPLQIDDSPSQSRQPWPPFSRDTCSEESPELWLESMNPRSRELKNDDEEEGSEADTEETASPRSLLTQLHEWQNPKMADVTSNVSELELRKLEREFYLTSLSQLHSAETQEQLLSCLSSSDCYSNRDLWDRKDSGRWSISPGDDLSSGVFSYNSQPDGQILSMDWLVHQSHLSPPRCFEGVDVCITGVNGQSIRIREKRRVKVGHIATGISDQISERVFTMETQEREPVAHDEEVQDSGLLLRCVPAPDYCQAWRWRVKGGVLETRD
- the LOC135554071 gene encoding mitogen-activated protein kinase kinase kinase 14-like isoform X2, whose amino-acid sequence is MAVRQRIFNSTRPFSGSPQIELKGSYPSLPSPEDRTSDEEGKESKGDFMPCLKPRIIKVLTKGTAEQVGEAGPLNYQKNSFIAQAECETQDSQQFSPSCSERSFVASPNCLINRDSSDHNNVACSSAASNQDQPGSPAHRSPRKKPRKKQKRKEKKEEQRETGKQRQRRRVPSGVPEQETQTGSSPQLIQTQQDASEHQSNISTSYSSSIPSLEAHDTRRPPYSLQDCNRGPSHSHLYWGPQVFSPPSNLSTYGQESDSDSPLSSVGDCSLALAGLRGSVSQEDRCYAGPFCKDVERDVREKEGEVSETDTNEGLIFNKNIRPVNYEYREGKDYSLCKSINTGSYGEVHSVQDNRTHFRFAAKKILLKSFSSEEVGTWSALKSPRVVELFGVIREGPYVVLFMDLKAGSVGQLIKERGRLPEDLALHYHCQVLEALEHLLKRRVLHLDIKADNVLLSEDGRDTFLCDFGQSERMDIGGQSLSASQGDLKGTETHMAPEIVKGETCRGAKADVWSSCCMLLHMLNGCQPWTRYYSRPLYFKIANEPPPLREIPPDCSPFTADVIKVGLQKEPTKRASASELKGRAARALREVGGLSSPIRGSYKEPLQIDDSPSQSRQPWPPFSRDTCSEESPELWLESMNPRSRELKNDDEEEGSEADTEETASPRSLLTQLHEWQNPKMADVTSNVSELELRKLEREFYLTSLSQLHSAETQEQLLSCLSSSDCYSNRDLWDRKDSGRWSISPGDDLSSGVFSYNSQPDGQILSMDWLVHQSHLSPPRCFEGVDVCITGVNGQSIRIREKRRVKVGHIATGISDQATTHRPSLHHLCLYLPPRSLRGCSPWRLRSGSQWPMMRRCRTLASCSAVSLLLTTARPGDGGSRGGCWRLVTESLTPPTHR
- the LOC135554071 gene encoding mitogen-activated protein kinase kinase kinase 14-like isoform X4; translated protein: MAVRQRIFNSTRPFSGSPQIELKGSYPSLPSPEDRTSDEEGKESKGDFMPCLKPRIIKVLTKGTAEQVGEAGPLNYQKNSFIAQAECETQDSQQFSPSCSERSFVASPNCLINRDSSDHNNVACSSAASNQDQPGSPAHRSPRKKPRKKQKRKEKKEEQRETGKQRQRRRVPSGVPEQETQTGSSPQLIQTQQDASEHQSNISTSYSSSIPSLEAHDTRRPPYSLQDCNRGPSHSHLYWGPQVFSPPSNLSTYGQESDSDSPLSSVGDCSLALAGLRGSVSQEDRCYAGPFCKDVERDVREKEGEVSETDTNEGLIFNKNIRPVNYEYREGKDYSLCKSINTGSYGEVHSVQDNRTHFRFAAKKILLKSFSSEEVGTWSALKSPRVVELFGVIREGPYVVLFMDLKAGSVGQLIKERGRLPEDLALHYHCQVLEALEHLLKRRVLHLDIKADNVLLSEDGRDTFLCDFGQSERMDIGGQSLSASQGADLKGTETHMAPEIVKGETCRGAKADVWSSCCMLLHMLNGCQPWTRYYSRPLYFKIANEPPPLREIPPDCSPFTADVIKVGLQKEPTKRASASELKGRAARALREVGGLSSPIRGSYKEPLQIDDSPSQSRQPWPPFSRDTCSEESPELWLESMNPRSRELKNDDEEEGSEADTEETASPRSLLTQLHEWQNPKMADVTSNVSELELRKLEREFYLTSLSQLHSAETQEQLLSCLSSSDCYSNRDLWDRKDSGRWSISPGDDLSSGVFSYNSQPDGQILSMDWLVHQSHLSPPRCFEGVDVCITGVNGQSIRIREKRRVKVGHIATGISDQISERVFTMETQEREPVAHDEEVQDSGLLLRCVPAPDYCQAWRWRVKGGVLETRD
- the LOC135554071 gene encoding mitogen-activated protein kinase kinase kinase 14-like isoform X6; the protein is MAVRQRIFNSTRPFSGSPQIELKGSYPSLPSPEDRTSDEEGKESKGDFMPCLKPRIIKVLTKGTAEQVGEAGPLNYQKNSFIAQAECETQDSQQFSPSCSERSFVASPNCLINRDSSDHNNVACSSAASNQDQPGSPAHRSPRKKPRKKQKRKEKKEEQRETGKQRQRRRVPSGVPEQETQTGSSPQLIQTQDASEHQSNISTSYSSSIPSLEAHDTRRPPYSLQDCNRGPSHSHLYWGPQVFSPPSNLSTYGQESDSDSPLSSVGDCSLALAGLRGSVSQEDRCYAGPFCKDVERDVREKEGEVSETDTNEGLIFNKNIRPVNYEYREGKDYSLCKSINTGSYGEVHSVQDNRTHFRFAAKKILLKSFSSEEVGTWSALKSPRVVELFGVIREGPYVVLFMDLKAGSVGQLIKERGRLPEDLALHYHCQVLEALEHLLKRRVLHLDIKADNVLLSEDGRDTFLCDFGQSERMDIGGQSLSASQGDLKGTETHMAPEIVKGETCRGAKADVWSSCCMLLHMLNGCQPWTRYYSRPLYFKIANEPPPLREIPPDCSPFTADVIKVGLQKEPTKRASASELKGRAARALREVGGLSSPIRGSYKEPLQIDDSPSQSRQPWPPFSRDTCSEESPELWLESMNPRSRELKNDDEEEGSEADTEETASPRSLLTQLHEWQNPKMADVTSNVSELELRKLEREFYLTSLSQLHSAETQEQLLSCLSSSDCYSNRDLWDRKDSGRWSISPGDDLSSGVFSYNSQPDGQILSMDWLVHQSHLSPPRCFEGVDVCITGVNGQSIRIREKRRVKVGHIATGISDQISERVFTMETQEREPVAHDEEVQDSGLLLRCVPAPDYCQAWRWRVKGGVLETRD
- the LOC135554071 gene encoding mitogen-activated protein kinase kinase kinase 14-like isoform X3; the protein is MAVRQRIFNSTRPFSGSPQIELKGSYPSLPSPEDRTSDEEGKESKGDFMPCLKPRIIKVLTKGTAEQVGEAGPLNYQKNSFIAQAECETQDSQQFSPSCSERSFVASPNCLINRDSSDHNNVACSSAASNQDQPGSPAHRSPRKKPRKKQKRKEKKEEQRETGKQRQRRRVPSGVPEQETQTGSSPQLIQTQDASEHQSNISTSYSSSIPSLEAHDTRRPPYSLQDCNRGPSHSHLYWGPQVFSPPSNLSTYGQESDSDSPLSSVGDCSLALAGLRGSVSQEDRCYAGPFCKDVERDVREKEGEVSETDTNEGLIFNKNIRPVNYEYREGKDYSLCKSINTGSYGEVHSVQDNRTHFRFAAKKILLKSFSSEEVGTWSALKSPRVVELFGVIREGPYVVLFMDLKAGSVGQLIKERGRLPEDLALHYHCQVLEALEHLLKRRVLHLDIKADNVLLSEDGRDTFLCDFGQSERMDIGGQSLSASQGADLKGTETHMAPEIVKGETCRGAKADVWSSCCMLLHMLNGCQPWTRYYSRPLYFKIANEPPPLREIPPDCSPFTADVIKVGLQKEPTKRASASELKGRAARALREVGGLSSPIRGSYKEPLQIDDSPSQSRQPWPPFSRDTCSEESPELWLESMNPRSRELKNDDEEEGSEADTEETASPRSLLTQLHEWQNPKMADVTSNVSELELRKLEREFYLTSLSQLHSAETQEQLLSCLSSSDCYSNRDLWDRKDSGRWSISPGDDLSSGVFSYNSQPDGQILSMDWLVHQSHLSPPRCFEGVDVCITGVNGQSIRIREKRRVKVGHIATGISDQATTHRPSLHHLCLYLPPRSLRGCSPWRLRSGSQWPMMRRCRTLASCSAVSLLLTTARPGDGGSRGGCWRLVTESLTPPTHR